The Spirosoma radiotolerans genome has a window encoding:
- the recR gene encoding recombination mediator RecR: protein MEYPSKLIEDAVNEVSKLPGIGKKTALRLVLHLLKRDEEQTETLAQSLTAMRTKVKYCRKCHNLSDHELCMICASNKRDQSIICVVEDTRDVLAIENTAQYKGLYHVLGGIISPVEGIGPSDLQIDSLIARLRGEEGEQVREIILAISPTMEGDTTAFYLQKKLKPFNLKISTIARGIPIGGDLEYADEVTLGRSIVSRIAYD from the coding sequence ATGGAGTATCCATCTAAGCTTATAGAAGACGCAGTGAACGAGGTGTCGAAGCTGCCAGGAATCGGGAAGAAAACCGCTCTCCGGTTGGTGCTGCACCTGCTCAAACGGGATGAAGAACAGACCGAAACGCTGGCCCAGAGTCTGACGGCCATGCGTACCAAGGTTAAGTATTGCCGCAAATGCCATAACCTATCCGACCATGAGTTATGCATGATTTGCGCCAGTAACAAGCGTGATCAATCCATTATTTGTGTTGTCGAGGACACCCGCGACGTGCTGGCTATCGAGAATACGGCACAGTATAAAGGCCTTTATCATGTGCTGGGTGGCATTATCTCGCCCGTAGAAGGTATTGGTCCAAGTGATCTGCAAATTGATTCACTCATTGCCCGGTTGCGTGGTGAGGAAGGCGAACAGGTCCGCGAAATCATTCTGGCCATCAGTCCCACGATGGAAGGAGACACGACGGCGTTTTACCTTCAGAAAAAACTCAAACCATTCAATCTCAAAATCTCGACCATTGCTCGCGGCATCCCGATTGGGGGCGACCTCGAATATGCGGATGAAGTCACCCTCGGACGCAGCATCGTAAGCCGTATTGCTTACGATTAA
- a CDS encoding sodium:solute symporter has product MNTTLALVILIAYFGMLIAVSFYTARGADTNAFFTANRQSPWWLVAFGMIGTSLSGVTFISVPGAVGKIGFSYFQVVLGYIVGYFVIGSVLMPLYYRLNLISIYGYLEKRFGFWSYKAGAGFFLLARTVGSAVRLYVAAGVLQIALFTPLGVPFEVSVLITIGLIWIYTFKGGVKTIIVTDTLQTVFLVTAVVLTIVLISKELGFSFGDLVRTVKDNSMSQVFYWDANDPKNFFKQFISGAFIAIVMTGLDQDLMQKNLTCKNIGEAQKNMFWFTVTLVFVNFMFLSLGVLLYVYAQREGIAIPTRTDDLYPTLALNHLGLLVGITFLLGITAATYASADSALTALTTSFCVDFMNVENRPEAERSRIKHIVHIGFSILFYVVIIIFRQVNSKEVITAVFDIAGYTYGPLLGLYAFGIFSKRPVMDRFVPWICVASPLLTYYVNEHSAAWFGGYQFGFERLLLNGLFTFIGLWAVSKPVIKEAEAIAV; this is encoded by the coding sequence ATGAATACCACCCTCGCTTTAGTCATTCTGATTGCTTATTTCGGGATGCTGATTGCCGTTTCGTTCTACACCGCCCGAGGAGCTGATACCAATGCTTTTTTTACGGCCAACCGGCAGTCGCCCTGGTGGTTAGTTGCTTTTGGCATGATTGGTACGTCGTTGTCGGGCGTCACGTTTATATCCGTACCGGGTGCCGTGGGCAAAATCGGTTTCTCGTATTTTCAGGTGGTGCTGGGCTACATTGTCGGTTACTTTGTCATTGGTTCTGTATTGATGCCGCTCTACTACCGGCTGAACCTGATTTCTATTTACGGGTATCTCGAAAAACGCTTCGGATTCTGGTCGTATAAAGCCGGAGCGGGCTTTTTTTTGCTGGCCCGCACGGTGGGCTCGGCGGTGCGGCTCTATGTTGCCGCTGGCGTCCTTCAGATTGCCCTGTTTACGCCCCTGGGCGTTCCATTTGAGGTTTCTGTCCTCATCACTATCGGCTTAATCTGGATTTACACCTTCAAAGGGGGGGTTAAGACAATTATTGTGACCGACACACTACAGACCGTGTTTCTAGTTACGGCCGTCGTACTAACCATTGTCTTAATTTCGAAAGAATTAGGATTCTCATTCGGCGATCTGGTCCGAACGGTGAAGGACAATTCGATGTCGCAGGTATTTTACTGGGATGCCAACGACCCCAAAAACTTCTTTAAGCAATTTATTTCCGGGGCGTTCATTGCCATTGTCATGACGGGTCTGGATCAGGATTTAATGCAAAAAAACCTGACCTGCAAAAACATTGGCGAAGCGCAGAAAAATATGTTCTGGTTTACGGTTACCCTTGTCTTCGTCAACTTCATGTTTCTGTCGCTCGGCGTGCTTTTGTACGTATATGCCCAACGGGAAGGCATCGCGATTCCTACTCGCACGGATGACCTGTATCCAACGCTCGCCTTAAATCACCTCGGCCTGCTGGTCGGCATTACGTTTTTATTGGGAATTACAGCCGCCACCTACGCCAGTGCCGATTCTGCCCTGACGGCCCTGACGACCTCGTTTTGTGTAGACTTTATGAATGTCGAAAACAGACCGGAAGCCGAGCGCTCCCGTATCAAGCACATCGTTCACATTGGCTTTTCTATCCTGTTCTATGTCGTCATTATTATTTTCCGGCAAGTCAACAGTAAAGAAGTCATTACGGCTGTTTTTGACATCGCGGGCTACACGTATGGCCCACTCCTGGGATTGTATGCCTTTGGCATATTCAGTAAACGCCCGGTTATGGATCGGTTTGTGCCCTGGATTTGCGTGGCCTCGCCCCTGTTAACCTATTATGTCAACGAGCATTCG
- a CDS encoding ATP-dependent Clp protease adaptor ClpS — MQPFEETGVDVLDEVVETDVHNLVVFNDEVNTFEHVIETLIDVCGHTAEQAEQCTLLIHYKGKCSVKNGSWEELVPMRNEICRRGISAEVLN, encoded by the coding sequence ATGCAACCTTTTGAAGAAACCGGTGTGGACGTACTCGACGAAGTTGTTGAAACCGATGTCCATAACCTCGTAGTCTTCAACGACGAAGTCAACACGTTTGAGCATGTCATTGAAACGCTGATTGACGTTTGCGGACATACGGCCGAACAGGCTGAGCAGTGTACGCTGCTTATTCACTATAAAGGCAAATGCTCCGTCAAGAACGGCTCATGGGAAGAACTTGTGCCAATGCGCAACGAAATCTGCCGACGCGGCATCAGCGCGGAGGTGTTGAATTAA
- a CDS encoding superoxide dismutase produces the protein MNRSEFLKLAFGASAGLVAFRSLGFAPAQAEGPFKLAPLPYDAGALEPHIDKMTMEIHHDKHHKAYVDNLNKAVAGTDMAKMDIDALVKSVSSTTPPAVRNNAGGHWNHTFFWNIMGPNAGGAPKGALAEAINKKYTSFDNFKTEWGKAATGRFGSGWVWLIKNGNDVEIVSTPNQDNPLMALAEKKGTPVLGLDVWEHAYYLKYQNRRPEYVTAFWNVVDWNKVGKHFGA, from the coding sequence ATGAATCGCTCCGAGTTTTTGAAACTAGCCTTCGGTGCCTCCGCCGGTTTAGTTGCCTTCCGCTCATTAGGATTTGCACCAGCTCAGGCCGAAGGGCCGTTCAAACTGGCTCCGTTGCCTTATGACGCAGGTGCGCTTGAACCACACATCGACAAGATGACCATGGAAATTCACCACGATAAACACCACAAAGCGTATGTTGACAACCTCAACAAAGCCGTTGCGGGAACGGATATGGCGAAGATGGATATTGACGCGTTGGTGAAAAGCGTGAGCAGCACGACGCCACCGGCCGTTCGAAATAATGCGGGTGGGCATTGGAACCACACCTTCTTCTGGAACATCATGGGTCCGAACGCGGGTGGGGCGCCAAAGGGTGCTCTGGCCGAGGCCATTAACAAAAAATACACGTCGTTCGATAATTTCAAAACCGAATGGGGCAAAGCAGCAACCGGCCGCTTCGGCTCTGGTTGGGTGTGGTTGATCAAGAATGGCAATGACGTTGAAATCGTTTCGACGCCAAACCAGGACAACCCACTGATGGCACTGGCCGAGAAGAAAGGAACCCCTGTACTAGGCCTCGATGTCTGGGAACACGCCTATTACCTGAAATACCAGAACCGGCGCCCGGAATACGTTACTGCCTTTTGGAATGTAGTCGATTGGAATAAAGTCGGCAAGCATTTCGGGGCGTAA